One Glycine max cultivar Williams 82 chromosome 3, Glycine_max_v4.0, whole genome shotgun sequence DNA window includes the following coding sequences:
- the LOC100805579 gene encoding LOW QUALITY PROTEIN: uncharacterized protein (The sequence of the model RefSeq protein was modified relative to this genomic sequence to represent the inferred CDS: deleted 2 bases in 1 codon; substituted 2 bases at 2 genomic stop codons), with the protein MDPTVAKPGFLRNVLVRLLLFGVFIVVVRFAYVITLAGESCTVGDFCFFSPSINLAIAGTRSGALAARGGAAGPPERYASKDWINGVRFYSSAFQDMISGGFLSPAAKALCVETPTGRDVLALREIGVIDAVGISKKASPPLVKSGEARRIPFPDGSFDFVFAGDGALEKSPRPAEFAAEISRTLKPEGFAAFHVKANDTYSYNSFVDLLNFCCNVVKINDMLGFDSSIPHIREIVVKKVRHTIDSESNSNSNSNGKECSVPEYKEKLVRNAEALIEEEPLKPWLTLKKNVKNIKYLSSMVDISFKDRYVYVDVGARSYGSSIGSWFRKQYPKQNKTFHVYAIEADKTFHQEYETKKGVTLLPYAAWVRNESLVFEINRDPGEKEKEKEKEGXGXGKGNGRIQPLKSSGGFDGGEVEKIPGFDFADWLKNTVSENDFVVMKMDVEGTEFDLIPRLFETGAICLVDEIFLECHYNRWQRCCPGQRSPKYEKTYDQCLQLFTSLRQSGVLVHQWF; encoded by the exons ATGGATCCAACCGTAGCGAAGCCTGGCTTTCTCAGAAACGTTCTGGTTCGGTTACTCCTCTTCGGCGTTTTCATCGTCGTCGTACGGTTCGCTTACGTCATCACCCTCGCCGGTGAGTCCTGCACCGTCGGCGACTTCTGCTTCTTCTCTCCGTCGATCAACCTCGCAATCGCCGGCACCAGATCAGGCGCCCTCGCAGCGCGCGGAGGAGCCGCCGGGCCGCCGGAGCGCTATGCCAGCAAGGACTGGATCAACGGCGTCCGGTTCTACTCGTCGGCTTTCCAGGACATGATCTCCGGTGGCTTCCTCTCGCCGGCGGCGAAGGCGCTCTGCGTGGAGACGCCGACCGGCCGCGACGTCCTCGCGCTGCGCGAGATCGGCGTCATCGACGCCGTCGGGATCTCGAAGAAGGCGTCTCCGCCGCTTGTGAAATCCGGCGAGGCTCGCCGGATTCCGTTCCCCGATGGCTCGTTCGACTTCGTGTTCGCCGGCGACGGCGCTTTAGAAAAATCGCCGCGGCCGGCGGAGTTCGCCGCCGAAATCTCTCGGACGCTCAAACCCGAAGGGTTTGCCGCGTTCCATGTAAAGGCCAATGACACTTACAGTTACAATTCATTCGTTGATTTGTTGAATTTTTGTTGCAACGTGGTGAAAATAAACGACATGTTAGGGTTTGATTCATCCATACCTCACATAAGAGAGATCGTGGTGAAGAAAGTGCGTCACACAATTGATTCTGAATCCAATTCAAACTCCAATTCCAATGGAAAAGAATGCTCTGTTCCGGAGTACAaggaaaagctggtgagaaatgCAGAGGCTTTGATTGAAGAGGAGCCACTGAAGCCATGGCTGACTCTAAAGAAAAACGTGAAGAACATAAAGTACCTATCTTCAATGGTTGATATAAGCTTCAAGGATAGGTATGTGTATGTTGATGTTGGAGCTAGAAGCTATGGTTCCAGCATTGGAAGTTGGTTTAGGAAACAGTACCCGAAACAGAACAAGACCTTTCATGTGTATGCAATTGAGGCTGATAAAACGTTTCATCAGGAGTATGAAACGAAAAAGGGTGTTACTTTGTTGCCTTATGCTGCATGGGTGAGGAATGAGAGTTTGGTGTTTGAGATTAACCGCGACCCGggggagaaggagaaggagaaggagaag gaaggttAAGGGTAAGGGAAGGGGAATGGGAGGATTCAACCATTGAAATCTTCAGGTGGTTTTGATGGTGGTGAGGTTGAGAAGATTCCTGGGTTCGATTTCGCAGACTGGTTGAAGAACACGGTTTCGGAGAATGATTTCGTTGTGATGAAGATGGATGTGGAGGGTACTGAGTTTGATTTGATTCCAAGATTGTTTGAAACTGGGGCTATCTGTTTGGTGGATGAGATTTTTCTTGAGTGCCATTACAATAGGTGGCAGAGGTGTTGCCCTGGACAGAGGAGCCCCAAGTATGAGAAAACTTATGATCAGTGCTTGCAGCTCTTCACTTCTCTCAGACAAAGTGGAGTTCTTGTTCATCAATGGTTTTAA